A DNA window from Candidatus Bathyarchaeota archaeon contains the following coding sequences:
- a CDS encoding molybdopterin-dependent oxidoreductase: protein FLEESLGGPMRLIIPDKYGYKSAMWVERIKFTAIKEFGYWEKLGYSDSADVWKEERFAK, encoded by the coding sequence TTTCTTGAAGAATCCCTTGGTGGTCCAATGAGGTTAATAATCCCCGACAAATATGGTTATAAGAGTGCAATGTGGGTTGAGAGGATAAAATTCACTGCAATAAAAGAATTCGGGTATTGGGAAAAATTAGGATATAGCGATTCAGCTGATGTTTGGAAAGAAGAGAGATTTGCAAAATAA